The DNA window CCGTGAACAAGCCGGGTAAGACCGGTGAGGTTCTGCTGCAGATCCTCGAGACCCGTCTCGACAACGTCGTCTACCGGGCCGGCTACGCCGCGTCCCGCGACATGGCCCGGCAGCTGGTCAAGCACGGCCACTTCCTGGTCAACGGTTCCAAGGTCGACATCCCGTCGTACCGGGTCAAGGAACACGACATCGTCACCGTGCGTGAGAAGTCGAAGGAAATGACCCCGTTCGTCGTGGCGCAGGCCCAGGCCGGCTCCCGCCCCGTTCCGGCGTGGCTCGAGCCGATCCCGGCCGAGATGAAGATCCTGATCCACTCGATCCCGGCCCGCGCTGTCATCGACACGCAGGTTCAGGAGCAGCTGATCGTGGAGCTTTACTCCAAGTAACAAAGTTGCCCGGCGCCTCGAAGGCGCCGGGCAATCGGTGATGGCCATCAAATAGTGGGTGGCCTGACAGAAAGAAGAACAGCGTGCTCATCAGCCAGCGGCCGACCCTCTCGGAGGAGTCGCTCAGCGAGACCCGCTCCCGGTTCACCATCGAGCCTCTGGAGCCGGGCTTCGGCTACACCCTCGGTAACTCGCTGCGTCGGACCCTGCTGTCGTCCATCCCGGGCGCGGCGGTCACCAGCATCAAGATCGACGGCGTGCTGCACGAGTTCACCACGATCCCCGGTGTCAAGGAGGACGTGGTCGAGCTGGTCATGAACGTCAAGGAACTGACCGTCAGCTCCGAGCACGACGAGCCGGTCAGCATGTACCTGCGCAAGCAGGGCCCTGGCGACGTGACCGCCGGTGACATCCAGCCCCCGGCTGGCGTCTCCGTGCACAACCCCGACCTGAAGCTGGCCACCCTGAACAGCAAGGGCCGGCTCGACATGGAGCTCACCGTCGAGCGGGGCCGTGGCTACGTCACGGCGGCGCAGAACAAGAGCGCCGGCGCCGAGATTGGCCGGATCCCGGTCGACTCGATCTACTCGCCGGTCCTCAAGGTGACCTACCGCGTCGAGGCGACCCGTGTCGAGCAGCGCACCGACTTCGACCGCCTGATCATCGACGTCGAGTCGAAGGCGTCGATCTCGCCGCGGACCGCGCTGGCCTCGGCCGGCTCGACCCTCGTCGAGCTGTTCGGCCTGTGCCGGGAGCTGGACGAGACCGCCGAGGGCATCGACATCGGCCCGTCGCCGCAGGACGCTCAGCTGGCCGCCGATCTGGCCCTGCCGATCGAGGAGCTGGACCTCACCGTCCGGTCGTACAACTGCCTCAAGCGCGAGGGCATCAACAGCGTGGGCGAGTTGATAGGGCGTACGGAGGCTGACCTTCTGGACATCCGGAACTTCGGCCAGAAGTCGATCGACGAGGTCAAGATGAAGCTCGCCGGAATGGGCCTGGGGCTGAAGGACAGCGCGCCTTCCTTCGACCCGGCGCACGTCGTGGACTCGTTCGGCGACGTGGACTACGACACCGACGACTACCGCGAGACCGAGCAGCTGTAAGTCCGGCTGCCGCGCGCCATAACCCTGCTGCCCGAGGCGGCTCCGCCGCACTGCTCGACATATTCACGAGGAGCATCGAAGAAATGCCCACGCCCACCAAGGGTGCCCGCCTCGGCGGCAGCCCGGCACACGAGAAGCTCATCCTGGCGAACCTGGCCACTGAGCTCTTCCGGCACGGGAAGATCAAGACCACCGAGACGAAGGCCCGGCGGCTGCGTCCGCTGGCCGAGCAGCTCATCACGAAGGCCAAGCGCGGCGACCTGCACGCCCGTCGCCGGGTTCTGACCGTCGTGAAGGACAAGGACGTCGTGTACGCCCTGTTCGAGCAGATCGCTCCGCGGTACACGAACCGCCCCGGCGGCTACACCCGGATCACCAAGACCGGCCCCCGCAAGGGCGACGCCGCTCCGATGGCCGTCATCGAGCTGGTCGAGGAGCTGCAGGTCGCGGCCACCACCGCCGCGCCGTCGAAGGCTGACCGCAAGGCGGCCGCGCAGCAGGCCAAGGTCGAGGCGCTCGCGCCCGAGGACGACGCGCCGAAGAGCGCGCCGGCCGCGGACACCGACGCTGACCAGGACGCCGAGGCGCCCGTGAACGCGTCCGGTGACAAGGGTGCCGAGGGCCCCGGCGACCAGGCCGAGGGCGACGACACCACCAAGGCCTGATACTCAGGTTTTTCGGAAAGCCCGGTACCCGTTCGGGGTGCCGGGCTTTTCGCTTGGCGGAAATCAAAACACTTCACCTGTACGCGAGGAGCACGCCCGTAATGTCGGAATCCATCCGCCTTCGGCTGGACGTGTCGTACGACGGCGCCGGCTTCTCGGGCTGGGCCGCCCAGCCGACCCGCCGGACGGTCGCCGGCGTGCTCACCGAGGCGCTGGGCCGGCTCGTCGGACCGGAGACGCCGCTCGGGTTGACGGTTGCCGGGCGTACCGATGCGGGGGTGCACGCCACCGGACAGGTCTGCCACATCGACCTGCCGATCGAGGACTGGGAACGGCTCTCCGGATCGCTGCTGCGCCGGCTCGCCGCCCTGATGCCGCCGGACGCCCGGGTCCGCGCGCTCCGGCCGGTCCCGGACACCTTCGACGCGCGCTTCTCGGCGACGTTCCGGCGGTACGAGTACCGCGTCTGCGACGAGCAGTGGGGTCCGGAGCCGCTGCGCCGGCACGACACGCTCGGCTGGCTGCGACCGCTCGACCTGGACCGGCTCAACGCCGCCGCGGCCGGGCTGCTCGGCGAGCACGACTTCGCGGCGTTCTGCAAACGCAAGGAGCATGCCACCACGATCCGGGCGATCAACCGGCTGGACTGGCGCCGGGACCCGGACGGGGTCCTGGTGGCGACCGTGCAGGCGGATGCGTTCTGCCAGGCGATGGTCCGCAGCCTGGTGGGGGCGATGCTCTTCGTCGGCGACGGCCGCCGGGAGCCGGAGTGGCCGGGGCGGCTGCTCACGCTCCGGGAACGCTCCAGCGAGGTGACGGTGGCGGCCGCGCACGGGTTGACCCTGGTGGCGGTCGGTTACCCGGACGAGGCGGAGTACGCCGCGCGGGCCGAGGCCACCCGCCGCCTCCGAGGCTGAGCTCCACACACAGGGCGAACGTCAGCCGAGCGCCTGGAATCCACACGCGGGCTCAGGTGGTTGGCAGGGCTGTGCTCAGGTGGATGTCGAGCAGGTCGGTGGTTACCCGGGTCACCGCCGGATCGGTGCCGGGGACCAGCTCACCCGTGGAACTGACGATCACGCAGTAGATCAGGTAGCGGTCGTGCGTGCGCCAGGCGACGGGGGTGCCCGGCGGGGTGTCGGCGCCGGTCAGCGTGGCGAAACTGCCGTCGCCGGTTTCGACCAGGTCGCGCACCACCTCGCTGACGGCTGCCGCGCTCGGCGTGTCCGGCAGGGTCAGCACACCGGCCGTCACCCGATAGTCGGCATACGGGACGGTGAGGACTGCCCGGATCGACTGCGAACACCCGTACCCCTGGAGCACCGACCGCAAGGCGCCGGTGACGGCGACCGGGCAATCGGCCTCGGCCCGCGCCTGGCTCGCCCGGAAGAGGGACGCCTGCTCGGGGAAGACGTCGCTCGCGGTGAGCGGTCCGGACGATCCGGAGGCCGGTGGGTGGCGTTCGTCGGCGACGATCAGCACGCCGACCATCACGCAGATGCCGAGCACGATCAGGGCGGCCAGGCCGCGGGTGAGCAGGTGGGCCGTTCGGAGGGGTTCCCGCCGCAGATGCCGGCGGCTGTGTGCCCGGGAGCGATGCTGGCCGGTGGTGATCGGGAACGGCCTCAGGACCAGAGCGTGCGCGGCATGGTGGGCGGGGCGCGTCGGGATGGCGTACCGCATGAGGCCCAAGCTAGGCGGGGACGCTGATCTATGAACGCACAGTTTGTCCGGTACCCCGATGTCCCGCCGCTCGTTCGGCGGCGGGAGACTTGCCGGGTGAGTGCCGACCATTACTTCTCCGCCGACCCGGATGCGCCGCTGCGGCGCAGCGAGATCGAGTTCAGCGTCGCCGGCAAGAACCACCGGCTCGCCGTCGCGTCCGGGGTGTTCTCGGCCGGGCGGCTGGACCCGGGCACCGCCGTGCTGCTCCGCAAGGCCGGGCTGCCGGACGCCTCGGCCGAGGGGACGTTTCTCGACCTGGGCTGCGGTTATGGCCCGATCGCCCGGGTGCTGGCGACCGAGGCGCCGGCGGCGACCGTGTGGGCCGTGGACGTGAACTCCCGCGCCCGGGAGTTGACCGCCGAGAACACCAAGAATTTGAGGGTACGGGTGGCAGCGCCCGACGACGTGCCCGCGGACGTGGAGTTCCAGCAGATCTGGAGCAACCCGCCCACCCACGTCGGCAAGGCGGAGCTGCACGGGCTGATGGAACGCTGGCTGCCGCGGCTGGCACCGGACGGTGTTGCCTGGCTGGTGATCAACCGGAACCTCGGTGGTGATTCGCTGCACACCTGGCTGACCGGCCTCGGCTGGCAGGTCGAGCGTGTGGCCAGCCAGCGGGGGTTCCGAGTCCTGAAGGTCACCCGAAAATCGGCTGACTGACCGAGCGGTCACCGGGGAGGATGCCGGGCATGGGTTACGTGGATGTCGCCGGCGCCGGTTTCGTGCTCCCGGACGGGCGGGAGCTCTTCGCCGACGTGTCGTTCCGGGTCGGCGAGGGCGCGAAGGTGGCGCTGGTTGGGCCGAACGGGGCCGGCAAGACGACGCTGATGCGCATGGTCGCGGGAGACATCCCGACCCAGAGCGGCACGATCGCGCGGTCCGGAGGGCTCGGCGTGATGCGCCAGTTCATCGGCATGATCGGCGACGACCGTACCCTGGAAGATCTTGCTTTGTCGCTTGTCGCGCCCGCGCTCGGCACGGCAGGTGAGCGACTGCGCGCCGCGGCCGCGGCCCTCGACGAGACCGAGAAGAGTCAGATCGGGTACGCGAACGCGCTCGCCCACTGGGGTGAGGCCGGTGGTTACGAGGCAGAGGTCCTCTTCGACACGGTCGCTGTCTCGATCCTGGGCAAGTCGTGGGAGGAGACCAAGGACCGGATCGTGCGGACCCTCTCCGGCGGCGAGCAGAAACGGTTTGCGCTGGACCTGCTGCTCCGCGGGAGCGACGAGGTGCTGCTGCTCGACGAGCCGGACAACTTCCTCGACGTCCCCGCGAAACGCTGGCTGGAACAGCGGATGCGGGAGTCGTCGAAATCGATCCTCTACGTCTCGCACGACCGGGAGCTGCTGGCGCAGACCGCGAACCGGGTGGTGGCCGTGGAGGGCGGCGGCGCGTGGACCCATCCGGGCGGCTTCGCCTCTTGGCACGAGGCCCGGTCGAACCGGCACGAGCGGATGGAGGAGCTGCGCCGCCGCTGGGACGAGGAGCACGAGAAACTCCGCGAGCTGGTCTTCACGCTGAAGAACAAGGCGGCCTACAACGACGGTCTCGCCTCGCGTTACCAGGCCGCGCAGACCCGGCTGCGCAAGTTCGAGGAGGCCGGCCCGCCGCCGCTGCCGCCGAAGGAGCAGTCCCTGCGGATGAACCTGCGCGGCGGGCGCACCGGCAAGCGCTCGGTGATCTGCGAGCAGCTCGAGCTGGAGAACCTGACGTTCCCGTTCGACCTGGAGATCTGGTACGGGGACCGGGTCGCCGTCCTCGGCGCGAACGGCACCGGCAAGTCCCACTTCCTGCGGCTGCTCGCGGCCGGCGGCTCCGAGCCCGATCTGGAGCACAAGCCGGTCGACGGCGCGCCGCTGACGCATGTGATGCACGGCGGCGTGGCCCGGCTCGGCGCGCGGGTGCGTCCGGGGCACTTCTCGCAGACCCACGACCGGCCGGAGCTGATGGAGAAGACGCTCGTCGAGATCCTCTGGCGGGGCGACGAGCACCGGTCCGGAGTCGACCGGGCCGGGGCGATGAAGGCGCTCAACCGGTACGAGCTGGCGGCACAGGGCGACCAGCGGTTCGGCACGCTCTCCGGCGGTCAGCAGGCCCGGTTCCTGGTGCTGCTGCTGGAGTTGTCCGGTGCCACGTTGCTGCTGCTCGACGAGCCGACGGACAACCTGGACCTGGCGTCGGCGGAGGCGCTGGAGGAGGGCTTGAAAGCCTTCGACGGTACGGTGATGGCTGTCACCCACGACCGCTGGTTCACCCGCTCCTTTGATCGTTTCGTGCTGTTCAGAGGCGATGGCGAGGTCGTCGAGGTTCCCGAACCGGTTTGGGACGTCCGCTGAGCTAGCTGGCTTCGCTTCGCTCCGCGGCGATTGCCTTGTAACCGGTGAGTTAGGGCGCGGTTTTCCGCCATCCGCAAACCCCGCGGCCGTCGGAAAACCGAGTCCTAACTCACCGGCGGCAATCGCTGGAGTCATCCGTGACGAGTCGTGTTATGGTCCGGTCACAACAAAGAAAAACCCCACGGGAGTCCGGGCACCGGGCTGAGAGGGGGGCTGACGCGGCCCCCGACCGTCGAACCTGATCCGGGTCATGCCGGCGCAGGGAGGAGTGCTTCATGCACGGTTCGTTGTCGTTTCCCCGGCTCCACGTCATCACCGACTCGCTCGACGTCGTCCGCGGCGTCGCCGGCCAGCCCGACGTCGCCGTTCAGATCCGGGTCAAGACGAGCGACGCCCAGGCGTACGCGCTGACCGTCGCGGCCCTCGAGATCCTCCGCCCGGCGGGCACGATGTGCCTGGTCAACGACCGGGTAGCGGTGGCGCTGGCGGCCGGCGCGGACGGTGTGCACGTCGGCGCCGACGACCTGCCGGTGGACGCCGCCCGGCGGATCCTCGGCCCGGACGCGGTGATCGGCGCGACCTGCCGGAACCCGACGGACGCCCGGGCCGCCGTCGCCGCCGGCGCCTCCTATCTGGGCACCGGGCCGGCGTTCGCGACGTCCACGAAGGACGGCCTGCCACCACCGATCGGCCCGGCCGGTGTCGCCGCCGTCGTCGACGCGGTGCCGGGCACGCCGGTGCTGGCGATCGGTGGGATCACTGCCGACCGGGTGCCGGTCCTGCCGTCGCACGGGGTCGCCGCGATCGGCGCGTTCGTGACCGATCCGAAGCGGGCGGTCGCCGAGTTCCTGGAGGCCCTGCGATGAGGGTCGCGATCGTCGGCGGCGGGATCATCGGGCTTGCCGTCGGCCGGGAGTTGCTGCTCCGGGGAGCGGACGTCACGGTCTACGACCCGGCGCCGGAGGGAACCGGGGGCGCCTGGCACGTGGCGGCCGGGATGCTCGCTCCGGGTGGGGAGTCGGCGTTCGAGTTTCCGTTCCTGGAGCCGCTGCTGGAGGCGTCCAACGCGCTCTGGCCCTCGTATGCGTCGTCACTGGGAGACGTCGGATATGACGAGGCCGGCACGTTGAGCGTGGCACTGACCGCCGACGATCTGGCGGAGGCGAAGCGGGAGTGGCAGCACCAGAAACTCACCACGCTGACCGGCTCGCAGGTGCGTGACCGGGAGCCGTCGCTGTCGCCGCGGATCCGGGCCGGGGCCTACTCGCCGACGGAGCGGCAGGTCGACCCGCGCAAGGTGGTGGCGGCGCTGCGCTTCGCATTGGACGGTCGCGTGGCCCTCAAGCATGTAACCGACATCTCCGAAATTTCTGCCGATACCGTTGTGGTGGCGGCCGGCCTGGGCACGGCCGCGCTGACCGGACTTCCCATCCGCCCGGTGAAAGGCCAGGTCCTGCGCCTGCGCGGCGAACCCGGCCTGCTCCGGCACGTGATCGACGGCGCCGCCGACGGTCGGCACGTCTACCTGGTGCCGCGCGCCGACGGTGAAGTGGTGGTCGGCGCCACCCAGGAGGAGCGCTCCGACCGGGCGGTCACCGCGGGCGGGGTGCACGACCTGCTGCGCGCCGCGCTCGACCTGGTCCCCGGCCTCTCCGAGCACGAGATCATCGAACTCACCGTCGGGCACCGGCCCGGCACGCCGGACAACGCGCCGATCCTCGGCCGGCTCGACGACCGGACCGTGGTGGCCGCCGGTCACCACCGCAACGGGGTGCTGCTCGCCCCGATCACCGCGCGGCTCATCGCGGACCTGGTGCTCACCGGAGCCGCGGACCCACTGCTGGACGCCTTCACCCCCGGGAGGTTCTGATGCGCCTGACGATCAACGGCCAGGACCGGAGCAGGACCGAGAGTTGCACCGTCGCGACCCTCGTTGCCGAGATCATCGCCGCCCAGCGTGGGGTGGCGGTCGCCGTCAACGGAACCGTGGTGCCGCGCTCGGCGTGGAATGAGGTGGACCTGGCCGACGGTGACCGGGTCGAGGTGCTCACCGCTGCTCAGGGGGGTTGAGATGTTCCTCCCCGAGAACGGACTCATCCTCGGTACCGGCGGCGCGCAGAGCCTCGCGATCCTGGAAGAGGCGATCGCGGCGTCCGAGACCACGCTCGTCACGGTGGCGCTGCGCCGGGTCGACGCGGCAGGTCCGGGACTGCTGCCGATGCTGGACCGGCTCGGTGTGCGGGTGCTGCCGAACACCGCGGGCTGCTACACGGCGGGTGACGCGGTGAAGACCGCGCAGATGGCCCGGGAAGCGTTCGAGACCGACCTGATCAAGCTTGAGGTGATCGGCGACGAGCGGACCCTGCTGCCGGACGGTGTGGAACTGCTCCGAGCCGCCGAGACGCTCGTCGCGGACGGGTTCACGGTCCTGCCGTACACCACCGACGACCCGATCCTGGCCCGCCGTCTGGCCGACGCCGGATGCGCCGCGGTGATGCCCGCCGGCTCGCCGATCGGTTCCGGTCTCGGCATCTCCAACCCGCACCACATCGAGCTGATCCGGCAGAACGTGGACGTGCCGGTGGTGCTGGACGCCGGCATCGGCACCGCCTCCGACGCGGCGCTCGCGATGGAACTCGGCTGCGACGCGGTGCTCGTCGCCAGCGCGATCACCCGGGCCGACGATCCGGCGGCGATGGCGGCGGCGATGCGGCACGCGGTAGCGGCGGGACGGCTCGCCCGCGCCGCCGGGCGAATCCCACGCCGGTTCCACGCGCTCGCGTCCACGGCCGACGAGGGGATCGCGGAATGGTGACGCCGGGCGGGCTCGTCGTGCTCACCGACCGGCGGTCCGCCGCCGGGCCGCTGGTGGAGGTGGTCGCGGCGGCGGTCCGCGGCGGCGCCGACTGGGTCATTCTGCGCGAGCGCGACCTCGGGTACGAGGAGAGAGCCGCCCTCGCGGCGCAGCTGAGGCCGCTCCTGCCGCCCGGGCGACTGATCGTCGCGGGTCCGGATCCGCTGGGCGGCACGGCCGTGCACCTCTCGGCCGCCGATCCGCTGCCGTCCGGGGTTCCGCTGGTGGGCCGCTCGTGGCACGGCGCCGAGCCGCCCTCCGATGTGGATTACGTGACGTTGTCGCCGATCTACCCGACGGCGACGAAGCCGGGTTACGGGCCGGCGCTCGGCGCGGCGGGGGCGGCGGCGCTGGCCGGGCGGGTGCCGTGGCTGGCGCTGGGCGGGGTCGACTCGGCGGCGCGGGCCGCGGAGTGCGCCCGGGCCGGTGCCGAGGGGATCGCGGTGCTCGGGGCGATCATGCGGGCGGCCAATCCGGCGCGGGTGGCGAGCGAGCTGGCGGGCGCGTTCGCGGCCGCTCAGCGGGCCGCGGCGAGTGCGGGGGCGGGAGCGTGGTGACGCCGCGGGTGGTGCTCACCATCGCCGGGTCGGACTCCGGTGGGGGTGCGGGGATCCAGGCGGATCTCAAGACGTTCGCGGCGCTCGGGGCGTTCGGGACGTCGGTGCTCACCGCGATCACCGCGCAGAACACGCTGGGTGTCACGGCGATCCACGCGGTGCCCGCCGACATCGTCGCGGCGCAGCTCGACGCGGTGCTCTCAGATCTGCCGGTGGCGGCCGTGAAGGTCGGGATGGTGTCCGATCCGGCGGTGGCGAAAGTGATCGCGGAACGGGCCGGCGACCTGCCCCATCTGGTCATCGATCCGGTGATGGTGGCGACCGCCGGAAGCCGGCTCTCCGATTCGGCTGTGGTGGGAGTGCTCCTCCCGTACGCCAGTGTGCTGACGCCGAACCGGCACGAAGCCGGCGCCCTCCTCGGCCGGGTGATCGAAACGGCCGAGGAGATGGCCGAAGCCGCCGCCGAGCTCGCGAAGCTCGGCCCACGCGGGGTGGTCGTGACCGGAAGTGAACTTGCGGTCGACGTCCTGCACGTCGCGGGAGAGACCACCGTGCTGCGGGGCTCGCCGGTGGAGACCCGCAACAACCATGGGTCTGGCTGCACGTTCTCGTCGGCGATCGCGGTGCGGCTGGCCGCGGGCGACTCGGTGCCGGAAGCGGTGATGACCGCGAAGGATTACGTGTATCGCGGTCTGCGCGGCGGCGCCTCCTGGCAGCTCGGGGCGGGACCCGGGCCGCTGGACCACTTCGCCTGGTCCCTCTGAGTTCCGGCAGCACTGTCGCTGATCCTTCGCGGCCGTGTCATGCCGTTTTTATCCAATTTCGTGGAGGTTTGCCGTGAGACGTAAGACCTATGTGGACGGTCCCCGTTCGGACATCCGCGTGCCGTTCACCGAGGTGGTTCTGACCGGGGACGAACCGCCGGTGCGGCTCTACGACACGTCCGGTCCGGGCAGTGATCCGCTCGTCGGGCTGCCGCCGCTGCGCAAACCGTGGTGGACCGGGCAGACCCAGCTCGCCGCCGCGCGCGCCGGGATCGTCACGCCCGAGATGGAGTTCGTCGCGGTGCGCGAAGGCGTCACCCCCGAGCTGGTGCGCGACGAGATCGCTTCCGGTCGCGCGGTGCTGCCGGCCAACCGGAACCACCCCGAGTCCGAGCCCATGATCATCGGTTCGCGGTTCCTCGTGAAGGTCAACGCGAACATCGGCACCTCGGCCGTCACCTCGTCCGTCGCCGAGGAGGTGGAGAAGCTGACCTGGGCCACCCGGTGGGGCGCCGACACCGTGATGGACCTGTCCACCGGGCCGCGGATCCATGAGACCCGGGAGGCGATCGTACGGAACTCGCCCGTCCCGATCGGAACCGTGCCGATCTACCAGGCGCTGGAGAAGGTCAAGGGTGACCCGCTCGAGCTGACCTGGGAGCTGTTCCGGGAAACCGTCATCGAGCAGGCCGAACAGGGCGTCGACTACATGACGATCCACGCCGGGGTGCTGCTCGCGCACGTGCCGCTCGCCGCCGAACGCGTCACCGGCATCGTCTCCCGCGGCGGATCGATCATGGCGGCCTGGTGCCTCGCCGAGCACCGGGAGAACTTCCTCTACACCCACTTCCGCGAGCTCTGCGAGATCTTCCGGGAGTACGACATCACGTTCTCGCTCGGGGACGGCCTGCGCCCCGGGTCGATCGCGGACGCCAACGACGAAGCACAGTTCGCGGAGCTGCGCACCCTCGGGGAACTGACCCACATCGCCTGGGAGTACGACGTCCAGGTCATGGTCGAAGGCCCCGGCCACGTGCCGATGCACAAGATCAAGGAGAACGTGGACCTGCAGGTCGACCTGTGCGGCGGGGCGCCCTTCTACACGCTGGGGCCGCTGGCGACCGACATCGCGCCCGCCTACGACCACATCACGTCCGCGATCGGCGCCGCGATGATCGGGATGTTCGGGACGGCGATGCTCTGCTACGTCACCCCGAAGGAGCACCTCGGCCTGCCGAACAAGGAGGACGTGAAGGCGGGGATGATCGCGTACAAGATCGCGGCGCACTCGGCTGACCTGGCCAAGGGGCACGCCGGCGCGCAGGAATGGGACGATGCGCTGTCCCGGGCGCGGTTCGACTTCCGGTGGGAGGACCAGTTCGAGCTGGCGCTGGACCCGGAGACGGCTCGGGCGTACCACGATGAGACGCTGCCGGCGGCTCCCGCAAAGACCGCGCATTTCTGTTCCATGTGCGGGCCCAAGTTCTGCTCGATGCGGATCAGCCATGAGTTGCGGGCGGCGGGGATGAAGTCCAAATCGTCGGAGTTCGTGGAGGCGGGTGGCCGGGTTTACCTGCCGGTGGCACCGTCGGCCTGATCCGCTTGTTCCGGGTGCTTCGGCAGGAAGTCGTAGATCGGCTCGTGGGGTGCCTCGGGCTCGGAGCCCTCGGGTTTCGGGGCGCCACCCACTGATTTGTTGAGCTCGCCGAGGGTTTCCATGGCCTTGCGCTCGGCTTCCGGTTTGAGGCGGATCGGGCGCTGGAGGGGTGGTTTGCTGTCGGTCTCGTCGGGGGTGGGCTCCGATTTCGCGGGCTCGGCCTTCTTACGGGGGCGGCGGGCTCGCTTGGCGGGGGGCTTTGGCGCGGGGGCCGCGTCCTGTGAGGGCTCCGGCTTCTCGGCGGGCGGCTTTTCGGGGGCCTTTGCGGTGGGCTGTTCCGCAGGCTTTTCTGCAGGTTTGTCGGCTGGGGTCTCTGCGGGTTTTTCCTCGGACGCCGGCGCTTCGGCGGGAGGAACTGCGGGGGCCGGCGTTTCGGCTGCGGGCGCGGCGGGGGCCGGGGTCTCGGCCGCAGGTGGAGCGGGAGTCGGGGCTTCGGCCGGAGGAGCGGCTGGGGGTGCGGCTACCTTTGCCACCCCGGTGGCTTTGCGGGCTGAGGGGCGGCGGTGCGAGGCGGGCCGGGGTTCGGGTTGCGGTTCCGGGGTGACGTTCGCCGGGATGATCCGGTAGCGATAGGTCACCCCGTCGTCGCGAACCACGAAATCGTCCGCGCCGTCCGGCCGGGTCCAGGTGAGGATCATCTGCCCGTACTTCTCGGCGAGCTTCACCAGCGCCGGAAAACTGTCCACGATGACGACCGGTTTGCCGGGCGGGCTGGCCATCGGCTCCACCGGGACCAGCAGGTGGGGGTAGCGGCGCTGGATTTGTTCCCGGTTCTTCAGCGGAACCCGGCGGAAGGCCAGCAGGGCGACCACAGCGATGCCGACCAGCGCGACGAGCAGCGACTTCACCGCCCAGCTACGTGCCTGTCCGGCGGTGAACAGATCCGTGCCGAAAAGCGAGATCTGACGGGGAAAGGTCCCGCCGCCGGATGTCGCGGCCGACCGCTTGACCACCAGACTCTCGGCTCCGCCGAGGAGAGCCAACTGGATGTTCGTGAGGCCGAAGCTCACCGATGGCTCGAAGCTTGATCCGTCGGCATGGCTGACTCGCGCGGTGACCGACACCGTGACCGCTCCGATGTCGGTGCCGATGGCCTCGGATGCTCGCTGCGCCCGTTCGTCCAGCCCGTCGAGATCGAGCGACACGGTCCCGGTGAAGCGCTGTGCGGAGAACTCCTTGGGCTGAGCCAGCTGAACCGTCGAATGCCAGCCCGTCTGAGTCGAGAGCCGGGCACTCACCTCGACAGTTCCGGGCTTTCCGAGATACTCCATCCGCAGGACGACGAACTCCGCGAGATTCCGGTAGATCGGGTCGGGGGAGTACGCCGTGGTGCCGTCGTAGGCGGCGCTGCGCGGCACGTCCGCAGAGTAGGAGAAGGTCATCGACTCACCGGCCTCTACCGAGGAGTCGGTGGTCTGCGTGGCCGGCCTCATCCAGCCGAGCACCCCGAACAGCAGCCCGCAGACGGCCAGCACGACGGAGAGCACGGCGACAACCCAGATCGCCGGGTGGAGCCGTCTGACCGCCTTGGCGACGGTCATCACCACCGCCCAGGAGCCGCCTTGGCCGGACATGCTCTTCGTCCTCTTCTTCTGCCGGCCGCGCGGGATGTCCCGGCGGGATCTCACCGCGGCTGCCCGGGTGCCGACGATCATGAACCCGAACATCCCGAGCGCGGTCGGACTGAGCAGAGGCTTCAGCCACACTCCGCCCTTGGGGACGTGCAAGACCGCGCGGCCGATGAGCTCGTTCGCGGTGGGTTCGAT is part of the Actinoplanes missouriensis 431 genome and encodes:
- a CDS encoding DUF5305 family protein, with product MAAILVMAAIGAWAVSTQRLSYVITHGVSMNPTYYADDLVFLIKFDSYEVGQIAAYHGTGGIETLHRIIGGDALTGYVFQGDNNPAIDAIEPTANELIGRAVLHVPKGGVWLKPLLSPTALGMFGFMIVGTRAAAVRSRRDIPRGRQKKRTKSMSGQGGSWAVVMTVAKAVRRLHPAIWVVAVLSVVLAVCGLLFGVLGWMRPATQTTDSSVEAGESMTFSYSADVPRSAAYDGTTAYSPDPIYRNLAEFVVLRMEYLGKPGTVEVSARLSTQTGWHSTVQLAQPKEFSAQRFTGTVSLDLDGLDERAQRASEAIGTDIGAVTVSVTARVSHADGSSFEPSVSFGLTNIQLALLGGAESLVVKRSAATSGGGTFPRQISLFGTDLFTAGQARSWAVKSLLVALVGIAVVALLAFRRVPLKNREQIQRRYPHLLVPVEPMASPPGKPVVIVDSFPALVKLAEKYGQMILTWTRPDGADDFVVRDDGVTYRYRIIPANVTPEPQPEPRPASHRRPSARKATGVAKVAAPPAAPPAEAPTPAPPAAETPAPAAPAAETPAPAVPPAEAPASEEKPAETPADKPAEKPAEQPTAKAPEKPPAEKPEPSQDAAPAPKPPAKRARRPRKKAEPAKSEPTPDETDSKPPLQRPIRLKPEAERKAMETLGELNKSVGGAPKPEGSEPEAPHEPIYDFLPKHPEQADQADGATGR